Proteins encoded together in one Campylobacter concisus window:
- a CDS encoding relaxase/mobilization nuclease domain-containing protein translates to MLVKFLRTYTGGGLGSINYLLNERKAAGTARVIKGDENLTRAIIKGITYKQKTCFGVLSFEERHDFLTEEQKLKIIKDFEYALLGEYMLERTNVLWVEHSDKDGRLELNFLIPKIDLETDRSFNPYFAKYDQTRIDLIKKIINDEYGLSSPDDPAKEQTILSSKKNINHYKNLEELDQKLHDLVKQGYIKNRDHMIELLKQNGIEITRINKKGITIILPTKKTKNRLKGGIYDVDFTSAQRLGELSQSSSRRIREFHDRNTQAECRENRRKLEELIAKRDRFNQERYVERTSKNNILASQGQIGDNLAISGYRTNFGNSNWLGSARNDIKGRSSLDDTKTMEIQPTYCGQDPEGVLHIDSKRQRDNREREQEIYINENGVEDDSIRESIARRERALDEDDRRRKEQARIRNNEFATRLREEARDITDKCDRANKESQELEQRLQRRLNGIFAATKRYVREFNILLGRKIRKFRRKIPKFERRIRELTDRAQDATRICREFIEEREYSQKASIYHHVGDVCKEKTQSLDMF, encoded by the coding sequence ATGCTAGTTAAATTTCTTCGTACTTATACTGGTGGTGGCCTTGGGAGCATAAATTATCTTTTAAATGAGAGAAAAGCTGCTGGAACAGCAAGAGTTATAAAAGGTGATGAAAATTTAACTAGAGCTATTATAAAAGGCATCACCTATAAACAAAAGACCTGTTTTGGTGTTTTATCATTTGAAGAGAGGCATGACTTTTTAACTGAAGAGCAAAAACTAAAAATTATTAAGGATTTTGAATATGCTCTTTTGGGTGAATATATGCTTGAACGTACAAATGTATTATGGGTAGAACACTCAGACAAGGATGGACGGCTTGAGTTAAATTTCCTTATCCCTAAGATAGATCTTGAAACAGACAGGTCATTTAATCCTTATTTTGCCAAATATGATCAAACGAGAATAGATCTAATCAAAAAGATCATTAACGATGAGTATGGACTATCAAGTCCAGATGATCCAGCAAAAGAGCAAACTATATTGTCTAGCAAGAAAAACATCAATCATTATAAAAATTTAGAAGAGCTAGACCAAAAGTTGCACGATCTGGTTAAGCAAGGCTATATTAAAAATAGAGACCACATGATTGAACTTCTTAAACAAAATGGTATCGAAATAACCAGGATCAACAAAAAAGGCATAACGATCATACTGCCTACTAAAAAAACAAAAAATCGTCTAAAAGGAGGAATATACGATGTAGACTTCACCAGTGCTCAAAGACTTGGAGAACTCAGCCAAAGCTCAAGCAGAAGAATTAGAGAATTCCATGATAGAAATACACAAGCAGAGTGCAGAGAAAATAGGCGAAAACTTGAGGAGCTTATTGCTAAAAGAGATAGATTTAATCAAGAAAGATATGTCGAAAGAACTTCAAAAAACAATATCCTTGCATCACAAGGACAGATCGGTGATAATCTCGCTATCAGCGGCTACCGCACTAATTTTGGGAATAGCAATTGGCTGGGTAGTGCACGCAATGATATTAAAGGAAGAAGTAGCTTGGACGATACCAAAACAATGGAGATACAGCCAACCTACTGCGGACAAGACCCAGAGGGAGTATTACATATCGATTCCAAAAGACAAAGAGATAATAGAGAACGAGAGCAGGAAATTTATATTAATGAAAATGGAGTAGAGGATGACAGCATTAGAGAAAGCATTGCTAGAAGAGAACGAGCGCTTGACGAAGACGATCGAAGACGAAAGGAGCAAGCACGAATTAGAAACAATGAATTTGCAACAAGACTGCGAGAAGAAGCTCGCGATATTACAGACAAATGTGACAGAGCTAACAAAGAAAGTCAAGAGCTTGAACAAAGATTGCAACGACGCCTTAACGGAATCTTTGCAGCAACAAAGAGATATGTACGAGAGTTCAATATCTTGCTTGGAAGAAAAATTAGAAAATTTAGAAGAAAAATTCCAAAATTTGAGAGAAGAATACGAGAGCTTACAGATAGAGCACAAGATGCTACAAGAATATGTAGAGAATTTATAGAGGAGCGTGAATACTCCCAAAAAGCCAGCATATATCACCATGTGGGTGATGTATGCAAGGAAAAAACTCAAAGTCTAGATATGTTTTAA
- a CDS encoding cupin domain-containing protein: MSEQRIYCMDLVKKEDPEKAVRTPFYQTESTGGSVWVIKPGQTLQKHYHHNSDDIWIVLQGEGIFYPQPNEEVPFKKGHVIVSKKDSCHGAKNTGDEDIIFVSIVAPVPSDYDPINE; the protein is encoded by the coding sequence ATGAGCGAACAGAGAATCTATTGCATGGACCTTGTAAAAAAAGAGGATCCGGAAAAGGCTGTCAGAACACCGTTTTATCAGACAGAATCTACAGGTGGATCGGTCTGGGTTATCAAACCCGGTCAGACATTGCAAAAGCACTATCACCACAATTCCGACGATATATGGATCGTCCTTCAGGGAGAGGGAATATTCTACCCCCAGCCTAATGAAGAGGTTCCATTCAAGAAAGGCCATGTCATAGTATCGAAGAAAGACTCCTGCCACGGAGCAAAAAATACTGGAGATGAGGATATCATCTTTGTAAGTATAGTAGCACCTGTCCCTTCCGACTATGATCCTATAAACGAGTGA
- a CDS encoding glutamate dehydrogenase, which yields MSKINQIEQELSQIDASKFHKLINTYLSKKFSFMVHSNGTKIGEDKPISGTPDSFVALEDGNYVFVECTTQKNQI from the coding sequence ATGAGTAAAATAAACCAAATAGAACAAGAGTTATCTCAGATAGATGCTTCAAAATTTCACAAATTGATAAACACATATTTATCCAAAAAGTTTTCTTTTATGGTTCATTCAAACGGTACAAAAATAGGCGAAGATAAACCTATTTCAGGGACCCCAGATAGTTTTGTAGCTCTAGAAGATGGGAATTATGTCTTTGTAGAATGTACAACGCAAAAAAATCAGATATAG
- a CDS encoding type II toxin-antitoxin system RelE family toxin, which produces MSYELEFLPGALKEWQKLDNSIKVQFKKKLSERLENPKVAKDKLRGYEDVYKIKLRDVGYRLAYQVKDSEIVVLVLVVGKRENNEVYEMLKDKFN; this is translated from the coding sequence ATGAGCTATGAGTTAGAGTTCTTACCAGGCGCTTTAAAAGAGTGGCAAAAGCTAGACAATAGCATAAAAGTGCAGTTTAAAAAGAAGCTAAGTGAGCGTCTAGAAAACCCAAAGGTTGCCAAGGACAAGCTACGAGGCTACGAAGATGTCTATAAGATCAAGTTAAGAGATGTCGGCTACCGCTTGGCATATCAGGTAAAAGATAGTGAGATAGTAGTGTTAGTGCTAGTTGTCGGCAAAAGAGAGAACAACGAAGTATACGAGATGCTAAAGGATAAATTTAACTAA
- a CDS encoding site-specific integrase — protein sequence MNLSDNIIQSFVNSFMKVKLSKSIKEHSLLNKKMDVEFLNALNDYFKQSLIDGGLPQILIKDISNITNTAGAIGSKDKENIGQTLLEKNILTLNYLVSKLEKSSVLFDDKREHCFLEDDSSDNLAKHAKPSSFDAKDIDSFQENIKELEDSGCLPITDGQLKAMAQRISETVYAILDQKYGSTSNLKLVRTKNDHRSMEDIILDPNPPKNIKIKLDDDSSFSIFNPSAKITKEYEIRQVLQATSGSSNQFSALNLEDQKSLKDAFEIFETNTKRADKWSPDTQRLVTGVKKLLFLYFKEDTPVYRITRDNLLEFRDLLYKIPTKLAQKSRYKDKSLSQILKLGEKDDKLSEPTIQKYMIRVIQFFNYCFDSGYISKSITAKMNVKIDIDPSERAVLPYDALEARKIFEIVTSIKQSGKSPSSRIEANELYYVTMIAAYSGMRIKEITQLHKEDIALKDGIYCFNINTNDGKTTKTKNSIRFVPIHSKLIDLGLLEYVNSKKNGNIFKVSNKDFSEIFRSQIQRKFIDKDSKKTFYSFRHYFIDYLVQREVEANLIAQIVGHEKQYKILLNTYAKPINANTLKAKVEMVSYDNE from the coding sequence ATGAATCTTAGTGATAACATAATCCAATCTTTCGTAAATTCGTTTATGAAAGTAAAGCTTAGTAAGAGCATCAAAGAGCACTCTCTTCTTAATAAGAAGATGGATGTAGAATTTCTAAATGCGCTCAATGACTACTTTAAACAAAGTTTGATAGATGGCGGTCTGCCTCAAATTTTAATTAAGGATATAAGTAATATCACTAACACTGCTGGCGCCATTGGTAGCAAGGATAAAGAGAACATAGGGCAAACCCTTTTAGAGAAGAATATACTAACACTTAACTATCTTGTATCAAAGCTTGAGAAGAGCAGTGTGCTCTTTGATGACAAGCGTGAGCACTGTTTCCTTGAAGATGATTCTAGTGATAACTTAGCCAAACATGCCAAACCTAGTTCGTTTGATGCTAAGGATATAGATTCTTTTCAAGAAAATATAAAAGAGCTTGAAGATAGTGGTTGTTTGCCCATTACTGATGGGCAGCTTAAGGCTATGGCTCAGAGGATTAGCGAGACGGTTTATGCCATACTAGATCAAAAGTATGGCTCAACTTCAAATTTAAAGCTAGTAAGAACAAAGAATGACCATAGAAGCATGGAAGATATTATATTGGATCCAAATCCACCAAAAAATATCAAGATAAAATTAGATGACGATAGTAGCTTTAGTATTTTTAATCCTAGCGCCAAAATAACCAAAGAGTATGAGATCAGGCAAGTACTGCAAGCGACATCTGGCTCTAGCAATCAATTCTCAGCTTTAAATTTAGAAGATCAAAAGAGCTTAAAGGATGCATTCGAGATATTTGAGACAAACACTAAAAGAGCTGACAAGTGGTCGCCAGATACGCAAAGATTAGTTACTGGCGTAAAAAAGCTCTTATTTTTATACTTTAAAGAAGATACGCCAGTTTATAGGATCACAAGAGATAATTTGCTTGAATTTAGAGATCTTCTTTATAAAATTCCAACCAAGCTAGCTCAAAAGAGTAGGTATAAAGATAAAAGTTTATCTCAGATACTTAAGCTAGGTGAAAAGGACGACAAACTCTCTGAGCCTACTATCCAAAAATATATGATAAGGGTTATTCAGTTTTTTAACTACTGCTTTGATAGTGGCTATATAAGTAAAAGCATAACTGCTAAAATGAATGTCAAGATAGACATAGACCCTAGCGAAAGGGCGGTGCTTCCATACGATGCATTAGAAGCTAGAAAGATCTTTGAGATAGTAACTAGTATCAAACAAAGTGGCAAATCACCAAGCTCAAGGATAGAGGCTAATGAGCTCTACTATGTCACAATGATAGCTGCTTATAGTGGCATGAGGATAAAAGAGATCACACAGCTTCATAAGGAAGATATAGCCTTAAAAGATGGAATTTACTGCTTTAACATAAATACAAATGATGGTAAAACCACCAAGACCAAAAACAGCATTAGGTTTGTGCCTATCCATAGTAAGCTCATAGATCTAGGTCTGCTAGAATATGTTAATAGTAAGAAGAACGGAAATATATTTAAGGTAAGCAATAAGGACTTCTCTGAAATTTTTAGAAGCCAGATCCAAAGAAAGTTTATAGACAAAGACTCTAAAAAGACCTTCTACTCTTTTAGACACTACTTTATAGACTATCTAGTGCAGCGCGAGGTAGAAGCTAACCTTATAGCTCAGATAGTAGGACATGAAAAGCAGTATAAAATTTTGCTAAACACTTATGCCAAGCCTATTAATGCAAACACACTAAAGGCTAAAGTAGAGATGGTATCGTATGATAATGAGTAG
- a CDS encoding ATP-binding protein — translation MIEIELNKKKLLKQDRLRQSCFISKNQIAYTFKNADEDTDKEIIKKAKNYVKHFEEMRKDNVGLLLYGNVGSGKTYVACAIANAIITEYSHTVKMRNFAQILNDLQKGGFNLDRNEYIE, via the coding sequence GTGATAGAGATAGAGCTGAACAAGAAAAAACTGTTAAAACAAGATAGGTTGAGACAAAGCTGCTTTATATCCAAAAATCAAATAGCCTACACCTTTAAAAATGCCGATGAAGATACAGATAAGGAAATCATCAAAAAAGCAAAGAACTATGTAAAACATTTTGAAGAAATGAGAAAAGATAATGTTGGACTGTTACTTTACGGAAATGTAGGAAGTGGCAAGACCTATGTAGCTTGTGCTATTGCCAACGCTATAATTACAGAATATAGCCATACAGTAAAAATGAGGAACTTTGCACAGATATTAAACGACTTACAAAAAGGCGGCTTTAATCTTGATAGAAACGAATATATCGAATAG
- a CDS encoding type II toxin-antitoxin system Phd/YefM family antitoxin, translated as MQTIQANFTASISELKKSPAQILKQAGDNVVAILNHNVPSAYLVPSAVYEKMAEIIEEYHLSKAVDVALASGEKSVKVSLDEL; from the coding sequence ATGCAAACTATACAAGCAAATTTCACAGCTAGCATAAGCGAGCTCAAAAAGTCTCCAGCTCAAATTTTAAAACAAGCTGGAGATAATGTTGTAGCTATACTAAACCACAATGTCCCTAGCGCCTATCTAGTACCTAGCGCTGTCTATGAAAAAATGGCAGAGATAATAGAAGAGTATCATCTAAGTAAAGCAGTAGATGTTGCTTTAGCAAGTGGTGAAAAATCAGTAAAAGTAAGCCTAGATGAGCTATGA
- a CDS encoding type II restriction endonuclease, whose translation MANISLDEYKNLVKEKRKEGFKQPYDLVYDNFITLGYDKAPKEFFLSNASEVVEKLRNSCWSEFQPLEKDFTSKMLKELVDDEYIKTLTPIEAITWFVEEFPEHIYALTLSNTQSRRSRAGKEFESIIELILIGAGIPLDSQGNIGKQEFVNKGLGKLVDLVSPGVLEYIVNKRNTVLISAKTTLRERWQEVPEEMGRTGAREMFLATLDTSISSDVLNTLYEANIQVTTTKNIKETYYSDNERVLTFEKLVEICLDNVSHWKNFNYTVEQNEQMIELITKQIEKHQNHKFVEEYYDERLKNIKK comes from the coding sequence TTTATGATAATTTTATTACATTAGGATACGACAAAGCCCCTAAAGAATTCTTTTTAAGTAATGCAAGTGAAGTTGTTGAAAAACTTAGAAATAGCTGTTGGAGTGAATTTCAGCCATTAGAAAAAGACTTTACTTCAAAAATGCTAAAAGAGTTAGTTGATGATGAGTATATCAAAACTCTTACACCAATAGAGGCAATTACTTGGTTTGTGGAAGAATTTCCGGAACATATATATGCTTTGACTTTGTCAAATACTCAAAGTAGGAGGAGTAGAGCAGGTAAAGAATTTGAAAGTATTATAGAACTCATTTTGATTGGTGCAGGGATTCCACTTGACAGTCAAGGTAATATAGGTAAACAAGAGTTTGTCAATAAAGGTCTTGGTAAATTGGTAGATTTAGTTTCTCCGGGTGTTTTAGAATACATTGTAAATAAGAGAAATACTGTCTTAATTAGTGCAAAAACCACATTAAGAGAAAGATGGCAAGAAGTACCTGAAGAAATGGGAAGAACAGGTGCAAGAGAAATGTTTTTAGCAACTCTTGATACTTCTATTAGCTCTGATGTATTGAACACTCTATATGAGGCTAATATACAAGTTACAACAACAAAAAATATAAAAGAAACATATTATTCCGATAATGAAAGGGTATTAACCTTTGAAAAGTTGGTTGAAATATGTTTAGACAATGTTTCTCATTGGAAAAATTTCAACTACACAGTAGAACAAAATGAGCAAATGATAGAGCTTATCACTAAGCAAATTGAAAAACACCAAAATCATAAATTTGTAGAAGAATATTATGATGAGAGATTAAAAAACATAAAGAAGTAG
- a CDS encoding aminotransferase — protein MIVKISKGEKGVADYLKTGKKRDSKLTRDEKDDRLPLAGNLDLIEMSERHQSKKKNKKHNYYHISLSFTSEEWNKLYESGNIDDLIMDFLKLTFPNHDIEELLFYAEAHLPIIKEEPYIPRPEGTLENKVLNKKHKNGEPLKREPHIHIIVSFENMKFTHSVKTGGAIYTKGASKQQAKAIMAKSAEKFKRVVNDILSNKYGLNNIEPLGMDEDQLNKQYESFKSAAQKVRKGKEKDAQMKIETNVVIEPKDSTKEQNISVEELLADARNSTADYLLRMIEEDESFKKDYYDRAKRLNAIDIREFLPMINAKFNITAKPEVVNDKYKVSVDGFKGTYNLTDLMCKIVYNGRKGALFHVVNELEQMLIELQANKNEPKITLSVSSDFNTPNKDPKTQVLNSWKTIQIEPYNLKSVLKNYSAISVASFKDKNEKASSIDSITPTLIYDIDSSKFTANDAQNLLQSKGIKGFIYPTAYQAPDTKVEKFKLIIPTTRAPSLNEYDEYIKEITRELGLYNIVNNQSLYPSKFHYTPVPGSEVISISGKTFDNTRAIEDASLKTDINNMDIKVIEKNLQNLRKYELSHEPKDSNLHIKRASYQAISSKISIKELIEYFDESSMVKKYKNHQILSGNSGRYLYLPEENTAYSFSQNRHYTPYIYIRDKFYEAARKIKTGFLNDGVIKKLGITQNEYEVFVKAIDGHLDINRYYLAFINRTESFKKYLPDIVRINYKCLIYNIKTYMKDWQDMQGFNKLKECYKTDKISLANDHISFGSLKITKQELYDQGLDSNFGIEQTKQPSSMIETKEWNVKSGHDSLRR, from the coding sequence ATGATAGTTAAGATCTCAAAGGGAGAAAAAGGCGTAGCTGATTATTTAAAAACTGGTAAGAAAAGAGATTCAAAGCTAACTAGAGATGAAAAAGATGATAGATTGCCACTGGCTGGAAATTTAGATCTTATCGAGATGTCTGAAAGGCACCAGAGCAAGAAAAAGAATAAGAAACATAACTACTATCATATATCCTTGTCATTTACTTCAGAGGAGTGGAACAAGCTATATGAAAGTGGCAATATAGATGATCTTATAATGGATTTTTTGAAGCTCACTTTCCCAAATCACGACATAGAGGAGTTACTTTTTTATGCTGAAGCTCATCTGCCTATAATCAAAGAAGAGCCATACATTCCTCGCCCAGAAGGGACACTAGAAAATAAAGTATTAAACAAGAAACATAAAAATGGTGAACCACTAAAAAGAGAACCTCACATCCATATAATAGTCTCTTTTGAAAATATGAAATTTACCCATAGTGTAAAAACTGGTGGAGCTATATATACAAAAGGTGCATCCAAGCAACAAGCAAAAGCCATCATGGCTAAATCAGCAGAAAAATTTAAAAGAGTGGTTAATGACATCTTATCTAACAAGTATGGTCTAAATAATATAGAGCCTTTAGGTATGGATGAAGACCAACTAAATAAACAATATGAAAGCTTTAAAAGTGCAGCACAAAAGGTTAGGAAAGGCAAAGAAAAAGATGCACAGATGAAGATAGAAACAAATGTAGTGATCGAGCCAAAAGACAGCACAAAAGAGCAAAACATAAGTGTTGAAGAGCTACTAGCTGACGCTAGAAATTCTACAGCTGATTATCTATTAAGAATGATAGAAGAAGATGAGAGTTTCAAAAAAGACTATTATGATAGAGCAAAGAGGCTTAATGCGATAGATATAAGAGAATTTTTACCTATGATCAATGCAAAATTTAACATCACCGCAAAACCTGAAGTGGTAAATGACAAATATAAAGTAAGTGTAGATGGGTTTAAGGGAACTTATAATCTAACTGATCTAATGTGCAAGATAGTCTATAATGGCAGAAAAGGAGCATTATTTCACGTAGTTAATGAACTAGAGCAAATGCTTATAGAGCTTCAAGCTAATAAAAATGAGCCAAAGATAACATTAAGTGTAAGTAGTGACTTTAACACGCCAAATAAGGACCCGAAAACTCAAGTGCTAAATAGCTGGAAAACGATACAAATAGAGCCATATAACCTAAAATCGGTACTTAAAAACTATTCAGCTATATCAGTGGCAAGTTTCAAAGATAAAAATGAAAAAGCTAGCAGTATTGACAGCATAACTCCTACGCTTATATATGATATAGATAGCTCTAAATTTACTGCAAATGATGCTCAAAATTTACTACAAAGTAAAGGAATAAAAGGCTTCATATACCCAACCGCTTATCAAGCGCCAGACACAAAAGTAGAGAAATTTAAACTCATCATACCCACAACAAGGGCTCCAAGCTTAAATGAATATGATGAATACATAAAAGAGATAACAAGAGAGCTTGGGTTATATAACATAGTAAATAACCAGAGCCTATATCCTAGTAAATTTCACTACACTCCGGTGCCAGGATCTGAAGTTATAAGCATTAGTGGAAAAACTTTTGATAATACAAGAGCCATTGAAGATGCCAGCTTAAAAACAGATATTAATAATATGGATATTAAAGTCATAGAGAAAAATTTACAAAATCTAAGAAAATATGAGCTTAGCCATGAACCAAAAGATAGCAACTTACATATTAAAAGAGCAAGCTATCAGGCTATATCATCAAAGATTTCTATAAAAGAGCTAATAGAATACTTTGACGAGAGTAGTATGGTTAAAAAATATAAAAATCATCAAATACTTTCTGGCAATAGCGGCAGATACCTATACTTGCCAGAAGAAAATACAGCCTATTCTTTTAGTCAAAATAGACACTATACTCCATATATCTACATTAGAGATAAATTTTATGAAGCAGCTAGAAAGATAAAAACTGGGTTTTTAAATGATGGCGTCATTAAAAAGTTAGGTATTACACAAAATGAATATGAAGTCTTCGTAAAAGCTATCGATGGCCATTTAGATATAAATAGATACTACTTAGCTTTTATAAATAGAACTGAAAGCTTTAAAAAATACCTGCCAGACATAGTTAGAATTAACTATAAATGCTTAATTTATAATATAAAAACCTATATGAAAGATTGGCAAGATATGCAAGGCTTTAATAAGCTAAAAGAATGTTATAAAACAGATAAGATCTCTCTAGCAAATGATCATATATCATTTGGCTCACTAAAAATAACAAAGCAAGAGCTATATGATCAGGGACTTGATAGTAACTTTGGAATAGAGCAAACAAAACAACCATCAAGTATGATAGAAACCAAAGAATGGAATGTGAAGTCAGGGCATGATAGTTTGAGGAGGTAG
- a CDS encoding plasmid mobilization protein, whose translation MSSEKIKKRKVTKVITKRLRLSNAEWLVINNKLQESGLTFSKFALRAMLSKQIYAPIIRELLIELSRQGQNINQIATKLNSGQSLDRVGIEIIADDNKILHKIYEILGKKYVS comes from the coding sequence GTGAGTTCTGAAAAGATAAAAAAACGCAAGGTAACCAAAGTCATAACTAAAAGACTTAGGCTAAGTAATGCAGAATGGTTGGTGATTAATAATAAATTACAAGAAAGTGGCCTAACTTTCTCAAAATTTGCCCTAAGAGCTATGTTGTCTAAGCAGATTTATGCACCAATTATAAGGGAACTTCTAATTGAGCTATCTAGACAAGGACAAAACATAAACCAAATAGCCACCAAATTAAATAGTGGGCAAAGCCTAGATAGAGTTGGTATTGAGATCATAGCCGACGATAATAAGATCTTACATAAAATTTATGAAATATTGGGTAAAAAATATGTTTCTTGA
- a CDS encoding PhoH family protein, with translation MQILDESEFITEYESGGYATPLNTVLCCRDKEVVDIELALKNSQITFITGKAGVGKTRLAIEVAPKFAKENGYKFKAIFLVEVSIFTMI, from the coding sequence ATGCAAATATTAGACGAGAGTGAATTTATTACGGAGTATGAAAGCGGTGGCTATGCTACGCCACTAAATACGGTACTTTGTTGTAGAGATAAAGAGGTGGTTGATATAGAACTTGCTTTAAAGAATAGTCAAATAACATTTATAACAGGAAAAGCTGGAGTTGGAAAAACAAGATTAGCAATAGAGGTTGCACCTAAATTTGCCAAGGAAAATGGGTATAAATTTAAGGCCATTTTTTTAGTAGAGGTGTCAATATTTACGATGATTTGA
- the mobC gene encoding plasmid mobilization relaxosome protein MobC gives MSKNVKDKVLSARITYQQYDKLSKIALELDMSRSEIISYLIDNGTVNSESIKKKELDSAIIVNFARPFNNINQIAKRLNIAYKTSGNIALEVILRTQEELYKVQSVLTEILSIIRSNYDS, from the coding sequence ATGTCAAAAAATGTCAAGGATAAGGTGCTCTCCGCAAGGATCACTTATCAACAATACGATAAGCTATCTAAAATAGCTCTAGAGTTAGATATGTCAAGATCAGAAATCATTTCCTATCTTATAGATAATGGCACTGTAAATTCTGAATCTATAAAAAAGAAAGAGCTAGATTCAGCAATCATTGTAAATTTTGCTAGACCTTTTAATAACATTAATCAAATAGCAAAGAGACTAAATATAGCTTATAAGACTAGTGGTAATATAGCTTTAGAAGTGATACTGCGAACACAAGAAGAGTTGTACAAAGTTCAATCAGTCCTAACTGAAATTTTAAGCATAATAAGGAGTAACTATGATAGTTAA
- a CDS encoding ATP-binding protein, with translation MTSPTLLILDDFGIERNTEYALEQIYNVINARYLKARPTIITTNLNFKDIEKEQEDIMLGRIYSRIIEMCLPLRITGLDRRKIQSKEKLKKAQNLIDE, from the coding sequence ATAACAAGCCCTACCCTACTAATTCTTGATGATTTTGGAATAGAGAGAAATACAGAATATGCCTTAGAGCAAATTTACAATGTAATCAATGCAAGATACCTAAAGGCAAGACCAACCATTATAACTACTAACCTTAATTTCAAAGATATAGAAAAAGAACAGGAAGATATAATGCTTGGCAGGATTTATTCAAGGATAATCGAGATGTGTTTACCTCTTAGGATAACGGGACTTGATAGAAGAAAAATACAGAGCAAAGAAAAGCTGAAGAAAGCACAAAACTTAATAGATGAATGA
- a CDS encoding transposon-encoded TnpW family protein, with translation MQKNNTETKTIKKIGKTTYEVVVHFNKNTTETMQDKLKRIMLREIESEKHQKNDKND, from the coding sequence ATGCAAAAAAATAATACAGAAACAAAAACAATAAAGAAGATTGGAAAAACTACCTATGAAGTTGTTGTACATTTTAATAAAAATACTACTGAAACAATGCAAGACAAATTGAAACGCATAATGCTTAGAGAAATTGAGAGTGAAAAACATCAAAAAAATGATAAAAATGATTAG